The DNA window CCTCCGAGCGGCGGGGCGTGCGGATCGAGAGCGGATCGTCGGCGTCGTGCGGGTGGAGGGGGAGGCTGTTCCAGACGAAGAAGTGGGGGAAGTGCGGCTGCAGGACGCGCCAGAAGATGGACGCGCTGTACTCGGTGATCGGCACGTCCTTCTGGCTCGTGGCCGTCCCGCCGATCGGAAAGTCCGGATCGGTGAGCTGCGCTTCGCTCGTGACGGGCACCCCGGAGAAGCGGCAGCCCCAGGGGCCGGGGGCTTCGAGCAGGAGGAAGAGCCGCGGCGGCACGTCGAAGCACGACAGGTACCGCCGCAGGTTGTCGCGGCGATGGGTGGGGGCCTCGGGCA is part of the Salinibacter ruber DSM 13855 genome and encodes:
- a CDS encoding uracil-DNA glycosylase; amino-acid sequence: MLPAVWDLFETHVFPAASTDELFNPYRDRRDDLDVPEAPTHRRDNLRRYLSCFDVPPRLFLLLEAPGPWGCRFSGVPVTSEAQLTDPDFPIGGTATSQKDVPITEYSASIFWRVLQPHFPHFFVWNSLPLHPHDADDPLSIRTPRRSEVRDWHDLLRGVLDALDPDRTVGVGRKGERALDEVGADPTYVRHPSQGGANKFEAGMKSIVAEMDLGT